The genomic interval CAAAAGACAGAGACGCATTTGCTATTTCATTAGAAACTTCTGTAGTTTCTGTTTTTTGTTTGGCGTCATTTTTACAACTTGTAAAACCTACTGAAGCTATAATAGCTAGACTTAAAATTACTTTTTTCATTGTTTTTCTATTTAATTGTTACTATTTAATTGTTACTATTTAATTTTTTAGGTGTCCCATTAAAAATAGTTGAGTTTGATATAACCTTTAAAAAAAAGATTTTCACAGTTTTTATTTTTAATGAAACCTCACTTTTCAGAATCATTCTTAAACAGCTTTTAAAGCTATTTTTAATTACATCTGTTTTCTAGTTCGTAACAATCAAGTCTTGGCTCTTAGTTCTAAAAGCGAAGCGTTCTTTTGTTTTTTATCGAACATTAATTATTTAATTTATTACTTGTTTTACTTCTCCACAAGTAAGCATTGCATCTCCAAAATAAGGATTCACTACTTTTTCTTCTCTACTTAACCAATAGGCACCTTTATTACTATTTGCCATCGGACAAAATTGATGGTACACTTTTTCATTGACTCCAAATACTTCAATGGCATTTGTTAATTGTGTAGAAACTATTTTAAAATGATTTCGCTGTTCTTTAATAGCAGAATTCTCTAAAATTAAGGTAGTGGCTGTTTTTAGCTGCTTTTCTATATCCATCCAATGTTTATGGGCTTCTGCTGCTTTTAATTGCTTCATATCTACTTTTTCTAAATTACTTAAGAAATTTTTAGAAACTGTAAGCACTTCTGTAGAATTCTCTAAAACCAAAGCATCTTTTAAATCTATATAATCATTAAACACCACTTTTAATTGATTTTGAAATTCCTTAGACACTTTAATTCTTTCATTTTTATTTATAGTTTTTCCTTCAACAGAACCACTCATTTCCATACCAAGGTGTCCTTCATGCCCCGTCATTACTTTACCTCCACCTTTATTCATCATCGATTTTTTGCCTTGTAATTGTGCTGCTGCATCTACCGTAAAAGTTCCGTTGGTTACAATTTCATTACCATTATTTAAACCTTCCAAAACCTGATAATTACTATTTACTTGATTGCCTAAAGTAATTTCGCGCATTTCGAAAATAGGTTCTTTCGGATTCGTTTTCACATACACAACAGATCGTTTCCCTGTCCATAAAACAGCCGAAGCAGGTATTGTAATTGCTTGTTTTTTATCCACAGAAACAATACCTTTCATCTTTCCTTCTACAAACATACCTGGTTTAAACAGCTCATTTTTATTATTTAAAACTACTCTTAAATTTACAGTTCTTGTTTGCGTATCTAAAATAGGGTCTATAAAATTAACCTTTCCTTTAAACGCTTTATTTGGATATGCATTTGTGGTTACCTCAACATCCTGACCTTTTTTAAATTGACTAATTTGATTTTCATATACATCAAAATTTGCCCAAACAGTGTTTAAATTAGATACTTTAAAAATCGGTTTTCCGTCCATAATATGCGAACCTACATTTATCGCAATTTCCGTAACTACACCAGATACATGCGAGTAAATGGTAAAACTATTTTTCACTTTTCCTGTTTGCTCTACCTCATCTAATTGCGTACCATGAATCATCCAATTTTTAAACTTATTTTTAACAGCATTATATAATTGTGGTTGAGATCCTTTTAATTTATAGGCCGTTATTAATTCTTGTTGAGCCGCAATTAATTCTGGCGAATATATTTGAGCAACTGCTTGCCCTTTTGTAACACGTTCTCCCAAAGAATTTACAAATAGTTTTTCTACCCTACCATTAAAATGAGCAGGCATGGTTGCGGTTTCATCTTCATTTTCTGTAATTTTTCCTGATAAAACAAAACCTGTATCAGCATCAGAAATATGTGCTCCTACTATTGAGGTTTGTATGTTAGCCAATGCCATCGCGTTTTCTGAAAGCTTAAATTGATCGGCAGACAATCCTTCTGCACTGCTTGCTGCAGGAATTAAATCCATTCCGCAAATAGGACAATCACCCGCTTCTGGTTGCATAATTTGTGGGTGCATAGAGCAGGTCCACATTTGGTTTGTTTCTGCTACAGCATCGTGCTTGTGCATTTCTTCTGTATTCGAATTCCCTCCAAAAAGCACCCAGCCTAAAAGTAGTCCAACAGCTAATATTGCTATGTAATTTATATATTTTTTCATTGGACTATATTTTAATATTTCTTAAACGTAAGGCATTTGCAATTACTGTTACCGAACTAAAACTCATAGCCAAAGCAGCAATCATAGGAGATAACAAAATTCCGAAAAAAGGAAACAAAACTCCTGCTGCAACTGGTATACCTAATGTGTTATAAAACAAGGCAAAAAATAAGTTTTGTTTAATGTTTTTCATAACAGCTTCACTTAAATGTTGTGCTTTTACAATACCATGTAAATCTCCTTTTACCAAAGTAATCATCGCACTTTCTATAGCGACATCTGTACCCGTTCCCATGGCAATACCAACATCACTTTTTGCCAATGCAGGTGCGTCATTAATTCCGTCTCCAGCCATTGCAACTACTTTTCCTTGCTCTTGTAATTTGGTTACTTCTTGCAATTTATTTTCGGGTAACATACTTGCTTTAAAATCGGCAAGATTTAATTCGTTAGCCACAGCTTGTGCGGTATCATAATTATCACCCGTTAACATTATTACCGAAACGCCTCTATCTTGAAGTGCTTTTATTGCTTTTGCACTCGTTGCTTTAATTTTATCACCAATAACCACATAACCAACAACTTTTTTATCTACTGATAAAAAAGAAACCGTTTTCCCTTGTTTCTGATACGTTTTAGCTTCATCCTCCATTTTAGGTGTAATTTCAGCATTTACATACTCCATCATTTTAGGATTTCCTAAAGCTACTTTTTTACCGTTTATTGTTGCTTCCACACCTTTTCCTGTAACAGCACTAAATCCTTCCGATTTAAAAACTTCCGTGTTTTGCTCTTTACCATATTTTACAGTGGCTTCGGCTAAAGGGTGTTCGCTATTACTATTTAACGACACAATGTATTGCAACACTTCTGCATCACTTAAAATAGCATTAAACGCAGCCGCTTTTTCTACGGTTGGTTTCCCTTCGGTAATGGTTCCGGTTTTATCTATAATTAAAGTATCTACTTTAGCCATTCGTTCTAAAGCTTCTGCATTTTTAACCAAGACACCATTTTGTGCTCCTTTACCAACACCAACCATTATAGACATTGGCGTTGCTAAACCTAATGCACAGGGACAAGCAATAATTAATACGGCTATAGCATTTACAAAAGCATAGACATACACAGGTTCTGGTCCATAAATTGCCCAAACAGCAAATGTTATTAAAGAAATAAGCACCACAACAGGTACAAAATAACCAGAAACTTTATCTGCTAAATTCTGAATTGGAGCGCGACTTCTACTTGCATCATTCACCATTTTAATAATTTGAGAGAGTAGGGTATCGCTACCAATTTTCTCTGCTTTCATTAAAAAAACTTGATTGCCATTAATAGTACCTCCACTTACTTTATCGCCTTTAGATCGGTCTACCGGAAGCGGTTCTCCAGAAATCATCGATTCATCAATAGTTGTGTTTCCTTCGGTTATAATACCATCTACAGGAATTTTATCACCCGGTTTTACTTTTAAAATATCATGCAATGCAATTTTATCAATAGAAACCTCAACATCTTCTCCATCTACTATTTTTATCGCTTTATTAGGTGCTAATTTTAAGAGTTCTTTTACGGCTGAATTCGTTTTTCCATGTGCACGTGCTTCTAATAATTGACCTAAAAGAACCAATGTTAAAATAACAGTTGCTGCTTCAAAATAAACATGTACCGCTCCTGATTCGGTTTTAAATTGAGCAGGAAAAACATCTGGAAAAAATAGCCCGAAAACAGAAAATAGCCAAGAAACACCTGCACCAATCCCTATAAGTGTAAACATATTTAGATTCCATGTTTTTATACTTCTATAGGCACGCTCAAAGAACATCCAAGTGGCATAAAAGACCACAGGAATAGACAGTGCAAACTGAATCCAATTCCACTGTTTTTGTTCCAAAATTGTATATAATGGATTGTTTGGGATCATTTCGCTCATGGCAATTAAAAATATTGGCAAGGTAAAAGCTACTGCAATCCAAAACTTTTTTATGATCTTTTGGTATGTTTTTTCTTCTGATGAAAGATCGGGTTTCATAGGTACTAAATCCATTCCGCAAATAGGGCAGTCTCCAGCTTCATCTCTTACAACTTCAGGATGCATTGGGCAAGTCCACTGTTCTGCGGTGTTAATAGAAATGTTTTGTTCTTCTACTAAATCCATTCCACAGACAGGGCAATCTCCCACTTTGTCATACGTTTTATCGCCTTCACAATGCATCGGACAATAAAATGTACCCGTTCCTTTTCCTTTCGGAAGTTCTTTTTTTACTTCTTTAATATGATGATGTTCTCCCGGTTTGTGAATGCTATATCGGCCACCATCATTTTTTAAAGCTTCTTGGAAGGTTTCTAATGAAATATGAGATTCCATTTCTATAGTAGCTTCTGCTTTTTCTAAATTAACTGTAGCTTTAGAAACACCTTTAACTTTAGAAAGTGTTTCTTCTACGTGTCCACGACAACCGTTACAAGTCATTCCGTGTATGTGATATGTATGTTTCATTTTGTAGGTTCTTTATAATTTACAAACAAATGTATCGCTGTTTTAAAAAATAAGTTTTTCTAATTCTGATTATAATTTATACAATTTGGTCTAATTCTTTCCGGTCCCAATCTTGTAATTTTCGATACTCAGACATAGACATTCCCGTTACAGATTTAAACTGTTTTGCTAAATGACTACTATTGTTATAATTGAGATTGTATGCTATTTCAGAAAAGTTTAATTGATTTAATTGTATGTATTCTTTTACTTTTTCAATTTTTAAGTTGATGATATACTTCTCTAGCGTAATGCCTTCCGATTTACTAAAAAGCTTACTAATTGCCGAATCGTTTTTACCAATTTCTTTTGTGATTTTCGAAATAATAGGTTCTGAGTCATTTTCTGATAGACTCTGAATTACAATCACTTTAATTTGTTCTACCAACACTTTAGATTCATCTTCAATCAACTCAAAACCGAGATCTTTAAGTCCGTTTTTAATAGCATTATAATTATTTTCTAAAGCTTGCTTTACAACAACTTTCCCTAACTCTATAGATTCAATTTCTAAACCATTACGTGTCAATAATTCTATAACTGTCGATTTGCATCTAGCACAAACCATATTTTTTATAATTAATGTTTGTCCCATTTTTATTGAATTAAATAGTGAATACTCGTTGTTTGAATATAATAATTATAAATGGCTTCAACTTGATTCATTTGAAACTTTAATTGTAATTCCTGAATATCTAAAACATCATTAAAATCAATCGTTCCAGTTTCGTAACTTCTAATTAAAATATCTTCTGCATCTTTTGCTTGTTGTAGGTTCTTAACCTGCGTATCATAACTAATTCTTGCAGAAGACCGATCGTTTATTGCCTTATCTAAAAGCGTTTCTAAAGTATTGTAACGTTCTTGTTTTTGAGCTTCAATTTCTTGCTGCTGTAACTCGTTTTGTTTAGTTTTCGATTTATATTTTTTATTGAATATAGGAATAGATAAGGATACGGTTGGCATAAAAATATCTTTTCCTTTTTCACTAAAAGTGATGTCTGGTCCTGCTTGAATATTAATATAATCGAACCCAAAACCAAAGGAAGGATTACTTTCTTTCTGATTCAGAAATTCAGATTGTTCTACAGATTGAAATAGTTTGTCATATTTTAATAATTCAGGATGCAATCCTAAATTACTAGAAGTAATTTCAAAATCTTTAGAGGGCATTAGCAAAGCATCAACAACCTCAATTTGAATATCCTTTTCTCTATTCAATAGATTATTAAAAGCCGTTTGTTCTGATAAATATTGTTGCTCTAAAACCTGTCTTAATTGCTCTAATTCATTCTGACGCATTTGCAATTTAAAAACATCAACTGCAGAAGCTTTACCAACTTCA from Polaribacter sejongensis carries:
- a CDS encoding efflux RND transporter periplasmic adaptor subunit — protein: MKKYINYIAILAVGLLLGWVLFGGNSNTEEMHKHDAVAETNQMWTCSMHPQIMQPEAGDCPICGMDLIPAASSAEGLSADQFKLSENAMALANIQTSIVGAHISDADTGFVLSGKITENEDETATMPAHFNGRVEKLFVNSLGERVTKGQAVAQIYSPELIAAQQELITAYKLKGSQPQLYNAVKNKFKNWMIHGTQLDEVEQTGKVKNSFTIYSHVSGVVTEIAINVGSHIMDGKPIFKVSNLNTVWANFDVYENQISQFKKGQDVEVTTNAYPNKAFKGKVNFIDPILDTQTRTVNLRVVLNNKNELFKPGMFVEGKMKGIVSVDKKQAITIPASAVLWTGKRSVVYVKTNPKEPIFEMREITLGNQVNSNYQVLEGLNNGNEIVTNGTFTVDAAAQLQGKKSMMNKGGGKVMTGHEGHLGMEMSGSVEGKTINKNERIKVSKEFQNQLKVVFNDYIDLKDALVLENSTEVLTVSKNFLSNLEKVDMKQLKAAEAHKHWMDIEKQLKTATTLILENSAIKEQRNHFKIVSTQLTNAIEVFGVNEKVYHQFCPMANSNKGAYWLSREEKVVNPYFGDAMLTCGEVKQVIN
- a CDS encoding heavy metal translocating P-type ATPase — protein: MKHTYHIHGMTCNGCRGHVEETLSKVKGVSKATVNLEKAEATIEMESHISLETFQEALKNDGGRYSIHKPGEHHHIKEVKKELPKGKGTGTFYCPMHCEGDKTYDKVGDCPVCGMDLVEEQNISINTAEQWTCPMHPEVVRDEAGDCPICGMDLVPMKPDLSSEEKTYQKIIKKFWIAVAFTLPIFLIAMSEMIPNNPLYTILEQKQWNWIQFALSIPVVFYATWMFFERAYRSIKTWNLNMFTLIGIGAGVSWLFSVFGLFFPDVFPAQFKTESGAVHVYFEAATVILTLVLLGQLLEARAHGKTNSAVKELLKLAPNKAIKIVDGEDVEVSIDKIALHDILKVKPGDKIPVDGIITEGNTTIDESMISGEPLPVDRSKGDKVSGGTINGNQVFLMKAEKIGSDTLLSQIIKMVNDASRSRAPIQNLADKVSGYFVPVVVLISLITFAVWAIYGPEPVYVYAFVNAIAVLIIACPCALGLATPMSIMVGVGKGAQNGVLVKNAEALERMAKVDTLIIDKTGTITEGKPTVEKAAAFNAILSDAEVLQYIVSLNSNSEHPLAEATVKYGKEQNTEVFKSEGFSAVTGKGVEATINGKKVALGNPKMMEYVNAEITPKMEDEAKTYQKQGKTVSFLSVDKKVVGYVVIGDKIKATSAKAIKALQDRGVSVIMLTGDNYDTAQAVANELNLADFKASMLPENKLQEVTKLQEQGKVVAMAGDGINDAPALAKSDVGIAMGTGTDVAIESAMITLVKGDLHGIVKAQHLSEAVMKNIKQNLFFALFYNTLGIPVAAGVLFPFFGILLSPMIAALAMSFSSVTVIANALRLRNIKI
- a CDS encoding helix-turn-helix domain-containing protein, producing the protein MGQTLIIKNMVCARCKSTVIELLTRNGLEIESIELGKVVVKQALENNYNAIKNGLKDLGFELIEDESKVLVEQIKVIVIQSLSENDSEPIISKITKEIGKNDSAISKLFSKSEGITLEKYIINLKIEKVKEYIQLNQLNFSEIAYNLNYNNSSHLAKQFKSVTGMSMSEYRKLQDWDRKELDQIV
- a CDS encoding TolC family protein, translated to MKNNNYIVQKVVLLLGSLFFVLNVQSQELETYIKEALENSPEIQKFELQYHIASEKVNEVNTLPNTEFSAGYFVLEPETRTGTQRFKVSAKQMLPWFGTITSRENYASSLADTKYEDVVIAKRKLMVSVSQSYYKLYVNKAKQAILIENSKLLKTYETLALKSIEVGKASAVDVFKLQMRQNELEQLRQVLEQQYLSEQTAFNNLLNREKDIQIEVVDALLMPSKDFEITSSNLGLHPELLKYDKLFQSVEQSEFLNQKESNPSFGFGFDYINIQAGPDITFSEKGKDIFMPTVSLSIPIFNKKYKSKTKQNELQQQEIEAQKQERYNTLETLLDKAINDRSSARISYDTQVKNLQQAKDAEDILIRSYETGTIDFNDVLDIQELQLKFQMNQVEAIYNYYIQTTSIHYLIQ